In bacterium, a genomic segment contains:
- a CDS encoding ORF6N domain-containing protein, whose protein sequence is MSREAHVRFCESIEGKFLFATRLMVQLNKEEFKNLIFHFGTSSWGGTRKTPRVFTEHGILMLSSVLNSKRAVQVNIQIMRVFTKLRELLATHKDLQRKIEDIESKYDEQFKIVFEAIRQLLEPPVSPEKSKRRIGFVQ, encoded by the coding sequence ATGAGTCGAGAGGCTCATGTTCGGTTCTGTGAGAGCATCGAGGGGAAGTTCCTCTTTGCTACTCGACTTATGGTTCAATTAAACAAGGAAGAGTTTAAAAACTTGATATTCCATTTTGGAACATCAAGTTGGGGAGGAACTCGCAAAACTCCTCGTGTCTTTACAGAGCATGGCATTTTAATGCTTTCATCAGTTCTTAATAGTAAGAGAGCTGTTCAGGTAAACATCCAGATTATGAGAGTGTTTACAAAACTCAGAGAACTTCTTGCAACTCACAAAGATTTGCAGCGAAAAATTGAAGATATAGAAAGCAAGTATGACGAACAGTTTAAAATTGTTTTTGAAGCTATAAGGCAGTTATTAGAACCACCTGTTTCACCAGAAAAGTCTAAAAGAAGAATTGGGTTTGTACAATAA
- the ltrA gene encoding group II intron reverse transcriptase/maturase, with translation METTKSFNIAKQVVLEAWKKVKSNEGAAGIDNETVEEFEQNLSKNLYKIWNRMSSGTYFPPPVKAVGIPKKSGGERILGIPTVADRVAQMTTKRYLEPHVEPIFDENSYGYRPNKSAIEAVKITRQRCWKYDWVLEFDIKKLFDTVDHKLLMKVVKRHMDNKWSILYIERWLKVPFIKEDGTMVERTQGTPQGGVISPLLANMFLHYVFDKWMRRKFPSLPFCRYADDGIIHCKSEAQAKLVRDKLSQRFRECNLELHSDKTKIIYCKDEDRQDEYDNISFDFLGFTFRPRLSKNKWGKCFVNFTPAVSQVALKEIRKKARKYKMHLRSDKTLEDLSNLFGPTLRGWVNYYSHFYKSAMYPTFEHINRILVRWAMRKHKRFRRKRKAATHWLGRLARRDSKLFVHWQFGIYPAAK, from the coding sequence ATGGAAACAACAAAGTCGTTTAACATTGCGAAGCAAGTGGTGTTGGAAGCATGGAAGAAGGTAAAATCCAATGAGGGTGCTGCTGGGATAGATAATGAAACGGTAGAGGAGTTCGAACAAAATCTTAGCAAGAACCTTTATAAGATATGGAACAGGATGTCTTCTGGAACATACTTTCCTCCACCTGTAAAAGCAGTGGGAATACCCAAAAAGAGTGGTGGAGAAAGGATACTTGGAATACCAACGGTTGCAGACAGAGTTGCCCAGATGACGACAAAAAGGTATCTGGAACCGCACGTTGAACCAATTTTTGATGAAAATTCATATGGGTATAGACCGAACAAATCAGCAATCGAAGCGGTGAAAATAACACGGCAACGGTGCTGGAAATATGATTGGGTGCTTGAGTTCGATATTAAGAAATTGTTTGACACGGTTGACCATAAGTTGCTGATGAAGGTTGTAAAACGACATATGGACAACAAGTGGTCAATTCTGTATATTGAGCGTTGGTTAAAAGTGCCGTTCATCAAAGAAGACGGGACAATGGTAGAAAGGACACAAGGCACACCGCAAGGTGGGGTGATAAGCCCGTTACTTGCGAATATGTTTCTTCATTATGTTTTCGACAAATGGATGAGGCGTAAATTTCCGAGCCTCCCGTTCTGCCGATATGCAGATGATGGAATAATTCACTGCAAATCGGAAGCACAGGCAAAATTAGTAAGGGATAAATTATCCCAAAGGTTTAGGGAATGCAATCTGGAATTGCACTCAGATAAAACAAAGATAATTTATTGTAAAGATGAGGATAGGCAAGATGAATACGATAATATTAGCTTTGATTTTCTGGGGTTTACTTTTCGTCCGAGACTGTCGAAGAACAAATGGGGAAAATGCTTTGTGAATTTCACACCAGCGGTAAGTCAGGTTGCGTTGAAAGAAATACGAAAGAAAGCCAGAAAATATAAAATGCACTTAAGAAGTGACAAAACTCTGGAAGACCTTTCGAATTTATTCGGCCCAACGCTTCGAGGGTGGGTAAATTATTATAGCCATTTCTACAAATCGGCTATGTATCCCACTTTTGAGCATATTAATAGGATACTGGTTAGATGGGCAATGAGGAAGCACAAAAGATTCAGGAGAAAGCGGAAAGCAGCTACTCACTGGCTCGGGAGGCTTGCAAGACGTGATTCAAAGTTATTCGTACACTGGCAGTTTGGGATATATCCAGCGGCTAAATAA